The region TAATAGCAAGGTCAAAAGTCAAGGGAAGCATctattaaagcaaaaaaaaaaaaaaaaaaaagctgggagaatCAAAGTTCAGAAGTCCTGAAAAATGAAATCTCATTCATGAAAACGATCTTTGCTGCAAGTAGTAAGATGAGCCGCTCCATGGAACATACCTGTGAGAGCCCTCAGTTTGACGCAGCAGGCGATGTAGTCATCAAAGGTGATCTTTCCACTGGTGCTGTATCGTTTTGCTACTGAATTCACAGTTTGGGGACTCAACCTAAATCCTGAAAGACATAAAAACCACccagaaagaacaaacaaaaaaagaaaaaacattgagTTGctagaaaacaatacaaaaatgcTCAGGCAAAAGACTTGATTTTAAGATTGCAAAGTCCTTTCAGTTATGAACAGACACAAATTCTAAGAAATATGACACTGTCTTAAACTACCACATTCAAAGAAAACAACCAAATCTACTTCTACCAGTTAATGGGAGGTTCAAGTTGCCCATACACACCCATTGTTGTCAGAGCCTTCTGCAGTTCTTGGGGATCCACTGTGCCACTCCTATCGCTGTCAAAACTGATGAAATGTTGCCTCCAGCCATTCAGTACAGCCCAGAGTTCTTTAAATTCATTGAACCCCATCGTGCCAGACCGATCTCTCTGAACTGTAATCAAGGATCATAACTTCCTGTTTTGCAACATTTTACAATGATTAAATGCTAAAATGGCTTACCAAGTTACTGTACATTCTTCTtggtatgacaaaataaaaagatgaaggaTAAAAGATATAATGAGAAGTACTTCTGCAGAAAATACTCCGAGTTCTCATTTTTCACTGTGGGAAACAGAGAAATTAAATGGTGTGATTGCTGTAATATTGCATTGTGAGCCACATGTGAAAAGCACTGTTGCTACCAGAAATGGCTGCATGAATGTTTACTCATCTATTCTTGAGTCACTCTGGCTTCTAACATTCCTTTGTTCACCTCTTCTAGAGCCAATGACCTTGCTTTTGGGAAGTTTTAGCTGGGATGAAAGGCATTGCAGGGTCAGCAATAGCTAACCTGAGTCCAACAATTGGATGTGATGGACATCCCATCACAAAAAATTCAAGGACAAATTGTGTAGAgtaatcagttttgttttttttttcccttaaggttTTCTTGGCGCATTTGTCTCTCATGTAATTGTTCTACTTTGGTGCTTTGTGTTTTCTCGAGCAACTAACATTCCTAAACTGCCTTCTTAGTCCCACTAAATTACACCCTAAAGGCTATTTCACaaggatttttttctgtcttatgtTTATTGGATATTAATTTGGGGATGAATTCCTTTAGGAAAGCAAGAAAACATACTCTAGATAAAAAACAGTCAAGATAAAGGATACATCCAGCATTGAAACCATCAGCCGACACGTCTCCAGGTTAAAAGCTGTTAAGCACAGAAGAATACACACATATAAGTACAATTTCAAAATCTTACATTACATAGGATTCACTCAAAATAATGAAGAATATGATTGTTCATCcactttttaaaacacatttctcAGTTTATGTGGGGATAGCTTTTATATGGAGCTTCCAAGTAAGTTTTTAGAGAAAAGGGTATCTTCTAGAACCTGTCTCATTttcatacttttaaaagaaatattttttaaagtactgtaTAGAAAACTTCTAATATTTTCCTGCCTTTGTACTTATGATGTATTATACTCACCACAGTGGGTGGGAACCTGGGGTTGCTTTGTTACTGCTAATAAATATCAATAAGCAATTGGTTTTGGTATTTTtggtttttaataatttttttctatattttccctTTAACATCAGGTACTGAACAGTAACCTCCTTTCTTATATGAAATCAGGTGAGTAATCTGTCAGATCTGCATGTAAAGAAGCCTCTGGAGTATAACTCAGTGACCAGTGCGGGTAAGCCTGGTTCAGGGGTCTTTTTAGTTTGCCCATAACTTGAAAGAGTTCTGAGGACAGTTTAACAATTCACTTAGGCCAAAGCCAAACTGAAATACATCCAATGAGAAGTTTATTGACAATCtaagtattaagaaaaaaaacagggctggggatatagcctagcagcaagagtgcctgcctcggatacacgaggccctaggttcgattccccagcaccacatatacagaaaacggccagaagcggcgctgtggctcaagtggcagagtgctagccttgagcgggaagaagcccaggacagtgctcaggccctgagtccaaggcccaggactggcaaaaaaaaaaaaaaaaaaaaaaaacagagccctGTGCACATAATTTATACTGCAAAAGTGGAAGTGGATTATAAAACAGCAGTAAAAAGTATCAAATGGGAAAAGCAAGTACAAATTCTTCAGGTTTAACAGAACTAATATTGCTTACGGTTCCTTCTGacttcactttccctttcccctcagcaAATTGAAATAAGAACACAACTCAAAAATGTTTATTATCGTACTTTCTTCAGGCTTCCAAAGTATGGGTTGCCTACATCCAATGAATCACTATGATTAGCATATCCATTTTCCAAAAAAAAGGCCCACCAACTATTTCTATATTGGTCCCTCATTCTCTTTGACCCACACATACAATCCTCTGAAGTGAGTGAAGGTGGCAGTACTTTTCTACATTTTGAGAAAATAGCACCAAATCTTCATTCTTACTTTTCAATTGTGTGGAGGTATGAAGGCTTTCTAATCTAAAACAGTGATACTCAATCTTATTCTTAGCAAAATCACAGAATTATTAAATCAT is a window of Perognathus longimembris pacificus isolate PPM17 chromosome 2, ASM2315922v1, whole genome shotgun sequence DNA encoding:
- the Sri gene encoding sorcin is translated as MAYPGHPGAGGGYYPGGYGGAPGGPAFPGQTQDPLYGYFAAVAGQDGQIDADELQRCLTQSGIAGGYKPFNLETCRLMVSMLDRDRSGTMGFNEFKELWAVLNGWRQHFISFDSDRSGTVDPQELQKALTTMGFRLSPQTVNSVAKRYSTSGKITFDDYIACCVKLRALTDSFRRRDSGQQGVVNFSYDDFIQCVMTV